A single genomic interval of Synergistaceae bacterium harbors:
- the ispH gene encoding 4-hydroxy-3-methylbut-2-enyl diphosphate reductase, which yields MKIIMAEHAGFCFGVKRAVDAIESSLLTNKEVWTIGLPIHNPQEVARLESLGLRVAKDSGEIPSGSKVLIRAHGESLDVIKNLQARNIEVIDMTCPFVKKAQDLAGQLSRENYFIVLLGDKNHPEIIGILGHIEPGQDSQVIANEDEAAKITRHSKIALISQTTQREERLAKVAGILTGKTQYLLVCNTICKATSERQESARSLVRNNHVDGVILIGGKSSANTGKLRDIIESEGVSVLWLEDNCELDNNKNWLADKNVIGIAAGASTPAWLIDKIKFSIAETKAVKGD from the coding sequence ATGAAAATAATAATGGCTGAACATGCCGGATTTTGTTTCGGAGTAAAGCGGGCAGTTGACGCTATAGAAAGCTCGTTACTGACAAATAAAGAAGTCTGGACTATAGGGCTTCCCATTCATAACCCGCAGGAAGTAGCGAGGCTTGAGTCTCTGGGATTAAGAGTCGCAAAAGATTCCGGTGAAATTCCTTCAGGCTCTAAAGTATTAATCAGGGCGCACGGTGAATCTCTTGATGTAATAAAAAATTTGCAGGCTCGAAATATTGAAGTAATTGATATGACATGCCCATTTGTTAAGAAAGCTCAAGACTTGGCCGGGCAGTTATCACGAGAAAATTATTTTATTGTCTTACTAGGCGATAAGAATCACCCTGAAATCATAGGCATTCTAGGACATATTGAACCGGGACAAGATTCTCAAGTTATAGCAAATGAAGACGAGGCCGCAAAAATTACAAGACATTCAAAAATTGCGCTTATCTCACAAACTACTCAACGTGAAGAAAGACTCGCTAAAGTCGCAGGAATCTTAACGGGTAAAACTCAATATTTACTAGTATGTAATACAATTTGCAAGGCAACTTCAGAAAGACAGGAGTCGGCGCGTTCACTCGTGAGAAATAATCACGTTGACGGTGTTATTTTGATCGGGGGCAAATCCAGCGCGAACACTGGGAAGTTACGCGACATTATAGAGTCAGAAGGCGTGAGTGTCTTATGGCTCGAAGATAACTGCGAACTTGATAATAATAAAAACTGGCTCGCAGATAAAAACGTGATTGGTATAGCCGCAGGAGCAAGTACTCCGGCATGGCTTATCGATAAAATAAAATTTAGTATTGCGGAAACAAAGGCAGTCAAGGGGGATTGA